A section of the Methanococcus vannielii SB genome encodes:
- the pyk gene encoding pyruvate kinase — protein MEDISKYRKTKILVTMGPSIERDFSKISDIIDGVRFNMSHAPKAEILEFLEILNKKNISKLMDLKGNKIRIKEVNRDKLFENERVIFGKDIVPNYMPKCIEKGHRILINDGKVVLIVENIENDQIIAKVIVGGILIKNMGVNLPESCFPSTISKEDIENIKFAIENDFEYLALSFVRTKEEIENLKDVIRFYGGKCSVIAKIETKEGLKNISEILDVSDGVMIARGDLGVEIPIEYLPTIQKDIIKLANEKGKLVITATQMLDSMVNNPYPTRAEVTDIANAIFDGTDCLMLSNETTIGKYPIESVKTLDRVSRVSECDISKHRKEFHFEKKTVYAGIAYAVDALYRNLNPKIVITPTTSGKTPLRISKFRFNSPIIALAPTQIVFRKLRLIWGVIPHKIDEIGDVDEVLLISREIAKELVKSGIYIVTLGHPKGEKKTNVIKVENI, from the coding sequence AGATTCTTGTCACAATGGGGCCGTCCATTGAAAGGGACTTTTCAAAAATTTCTGATATTATAGATGGCGTAAGATTTAACATGTCTCATGCACCAAAAGCGGAAATTTTAGAATTTCTAGAAATTTTGAACAAAAAGAATATTTCAAAGTTAATGGATTTAAAAGGAAACAAAATACGGATAAAAGAAGTAAATCGGGATAAGTTATTTGAAAACGAGAGAGTTATTTTTGGAAAGGATATAGTTCCAAATTACATGCCAAAGTGTATTGAAAAGGGGCATAGAATACTAATAAATGATGGAAAGGTAGTTTTAATTGTTGAAAATATAGAAAACGACCAAATAATTGCAAAAGTAATAGTTGGTGGAATATTAATCAAAAATATGGGCGTAAATCTTCCAGAAAGCTGTTTTCCAAGTACAATTTCTAAAGAGGATATTGAAAACATTAAATTTGCAATCGAAAACGATTTTGAATATCTTGCACTTTCTTTTGTGAGGACTAAAGAGGAAATAGAAAACTTAAAAGACGTTATAAGATTTTATGGCGGAAAATGTTCGGTTATTGCAAAAATAGAAACTAAAGAAGGTTTAAAAAATATTTCAGAAATATTAGATGTTTCAGATGGGGTAATGATTGCAAGAGGGGATTTAGGTGTCGAAATACCGATAGAATACCTCCCAACGATACAAAAAGATATAATAAAACTTGCAAATGAAAAGGGAAAACTTGTAATTACTGCAACACAAATGCTTGATTCAATGGTAAATAATCCATATCCTACAAGAGCAGAAGTAACGGATATTGCAAATGCAATATTTGACGGTACAGACTGTTTAATGCTTTCAAACGAAACTACAATTGGGAAATACCCTATTGAGTCAGTAAAAACACTTGATAGAGTTTCAAGAGTTTCGGAATGCGACATTTCAAAACATAGAAAAGAATTCCATTTTGAAAAGAAAACAGTATATGCCGGAATTGCTTATGCGGTTGATGCACTTTATAGAAACTTGAATCCAAAAATAGTAATTACTCCAACAACATCCGGCAAAACTCCTTTAAGAATTTCAAAATTCCGGTTCAATTCCCCAATTATTGCACTTGCACCAACACAAATCGTTTTTAGAAAATTGAGGTTAATATGGGGAGTAATCCCTCATAAAATAGACGAAATAGGTGATGTTGACGAGGTATTATTGATATCACGAGAAATTGCAAAAGAACTTGTAAAAAGCGGAATTTATATAGTAACTCTTGGCCACCCTAAAGGGGAGAAAAAAACTAACGTAATAAAGGTTGAAAATATATAA
- the coaBC gene encoding bifunctional phosphopantothenoylcysteine decarboxylase/phosphopantothenate--cysteine ligase CoaBC, with product MHPTKSLKGLKSDLLLNKKIVVAVTSSIAAIEAPKLMRELIRHGAEVHCIMTEETKDIIGKYALEFGCGNEVIDKITGKIEHVSIYNECDGMIIFPATANIISKVSLNIADNIVNTTAMMFLEKKPIIIAPSMHQNMLDTVKGHLKNLSEKRNVHVMNSKLEEEKAKAISIEEVVNLTILVFSDKKAEKERKKVLILGGGTVEPIDKVRVITNLSSGKTCFSLSESFCKAGYHVEVIKGLGKDVPYYIKSYEVLTANSMLKKALEVGKDFDIIISCAAISDYTPEITIDGKIDSEISEQTLKLVKTPKVLNELRKKFPKKIIIGYKAEYGLNNEELTEKALDRLNKYNLNLIIANDLSKHYFGDDSTEVFFITKKSIEREYGSKNKISEKIVEIVNKL from the coding sequence ATGCACCCTACAAAATCATTAAAAGGATTGAAATCAGACCTTTTATTAAATAAAAAAATTGTTGTTGCAGTTACTTCATCGATTGCCGCAATAGAAGCACCAAAATTAATGAGGGAATTAATTAGGCATGGTGCAGAAGTTCACTGCATAATGACGGAAGAAACAAAGGATATTATTGGAAAATATGCCCTTGAATTTGGATGCGGAAATGAAGTAATTGATAAAATAACGGGAAAAATCGAACATGTTTCTATTTATAACGAGTGCGATGGAATGATAATTTTTCCTGCAACTGCAAATATAATAAGTAAAGTATCGCTAAATATAGCAGATAATATCGTAAATACGACTGCAATGATGTTTTTAGAGAAAAAACCAATTATTATTGCACCGTCAATGCACCAGAATATGCTTGATACAGTTAAAGGACATTTGAAAAATCTCTCTGAAAAAAGAAATGTTCATGTAATGAATTCAAAACTTGAAGAAGAAAAAGCTAAAGCAATATCTATTGAAGAAGTAGTGAATCTTACAATTTTGGTATTTTCCGATAAAAAAGCTGAAAAAGAACGAAAAAAGGTACTCATTTTAGGCGGGGGAACTGTTGAGCCAATTGATAAAGTAAGAGTAATTACGAATCTTTCTTCTGGAAAAACGTGTTTTTCGCTTTCAGAAAGCTTTTGTAAAGCTGGGTACCATGTAGAAGTTATAAAAGGTCTTGGAAAAGATGTTCCATACTATATAAAATCTTACGAAGTTCTAACTGCTAATTCAATGTTAAAAAAGGCACTTGAAGTTGGAAAAGATTTTGATATAATTATTTCATGTGCTGCAATTTCGGATTATACGCCAGAAATAACGATTGATGGAAAAATTGATTCTGAAATTTCAGAACAGACTTTAAAACTAGTTAAAACCCCAAAAGTATTAAATGAACTAAGAAAAAAGTTTCCCAAAAAAATTATCATAGGTTACAAAGCAGAATATGGACTAAATAATGAAGAATTAACGGAAAAAGCATTGGATAGACTTAATAAATATAATCTTAACTTAATAATCGCAAACGACCTTTCAAAGCATTATTTTGGGGACGACTCAACCGAAGTATTTTTTATAACCAAAAAAAGTATCGAACGAGAATATGGGTCAAAAAATAAAATTTCTGAAAAAATAGTTGAAATCGTGAATAAATTATAA